Proteins from a single region of Plasmodium brasilianum strain Bolivian I chromosome 13, whole genome shotgun sequence:
- a CDS encoding protein SEY1, whose protein sequence is MQSDCKTQIIDYDGNIIEDLKEWMIRNNLSNLGFNYNVIAILGSQSSGKSTLLNNLFKTSFDVMNTKLGHSQTTQGLWLSYDTFEDNLNGPNGKVENENNQNVTISNGVKIKGKGNSISPTLILDVEGNDSKERGDNRLTFEHRSALFSLALADCVIVNLWYHSLGNFTASNYGLLKTVMEVNLELFQQDKNSPKTILLFTVRDWFEEFASIDIVKNKIVEEYLNKIWNEMKKPPDSEHININNYFIIEVVGLSHGIIKKEEFLKDVQNLRLKWMYELRPPQYSRNIPSDGFAQYCNNIWNTIVKQSQLDIPSQKEMLATFRCQEIKNNVINNINKTLKQKLETSHNMPIDNFKQWAEKDIIQKSLSEYLTEASRYKESICIKTSEELLDYLFIQLQKIVDNNLNFTQRELSTKFSNDLNHLYNACSVDKAIFSLSKESNLNIGKDKIHNLQTMEGGEKGSQDKCIILWSNFLHNADKMEYNILCQFFEEYEKCNIEVDGGTSGGDNTIDNVNINISSNYGDNNSNNDSSNNIRSGSSKVYEFNYKPSLSILSTAICKDVHRIRNVQCSVLLDRTRATIKGRLKNMDTLLQTTKNAEDYWEHTLKTVKNLQESINTNLTKCFINLRVSNNNALLKSYFYQGDMDDEGIGVVYGEVDEGDKFNYAQNKQKKNYTDDSNSNRSNNNHNNSNRSNACYGDKNQFNAKKIGIIKNKEKYISSINDEINKQMENKNFVSELNKYYLDEIMDILKSKLEEISENLSTIIIQRFESVFNYDDAEQPRQWRDISAAELKKIFRESKNFAFLIIDILQKNTKVELIDDYLPNNFIKDEIIQKGENKAKRKIQEICRDAQYIQETGAKMSLKNVPLLFWAILLVLGWNELLLFIRVFFKLNIILPFLLTFIVVFCSLVYNGNVSALSTVNKVFFYFAKNSYNFYKHIQTIGDKATKADMSD, encoded by the coding sequence ATGCAGAGTGACTGTAAAACACAAATAATTGATTATGATGGGAATATAATAGAAGACCTAAAAGAATGGATGATTAGAAACAATTTATCAAATTTAGGTTTTAATTACAACGTAATAGCAATATTAGGCAGTCAGAGTAGTGGTAAGAGTACTTTACTaaacaatttatttaaaacttCTTTTGATGTAATGAATACGAAACTTGGACATAGCCAAACGACACAAGGATTATGGTTAAGTTACGATACATTTGAAGATAACTTGAATGGTCCAAATGGGAAagtagaaaatgaaaataatcaGAATGTTACAATAAGCAATGGtgtgaaaataaaaggaaaagggaACAGTATAAGTCCAACCTTAATACTAGATGTCGAAGGAAATGATTCAAAAGAGAGAGGAGATAATAGATTAACATTTGAACATAGGTCTGCTTTGTTTTCTCTTGCTTTAGCAGACTGTGTTATTGTAAATTTATGGTATCATTCTTTAGGTAATTTTACTGCATCTAATTATGGATTGTTAAAAACTGTTATGGAAGTAAATTTAGAGTTATTTCAACAAGATAAAAATAGTCCCAAAacgatattattatttactgTGAGGGATTGGTTTGAAGAGTTTGCATCTATagatattgtaaaaaataaaattgtagaagaatatttaaataaaatatggaatgaaatgaaaaaacctCCAGATTCGGagcatattaatattaacaattattttattattgaagTAGTAGGTTTATCACATGGtataataaagaaagaagaatttttaaaagatgtTCAAAATTTAAGATTAAAATGGATGTATGAATTAAGACCTCCACAATATTCAAGAAATATACCATCAGATGGTTTTGCTCAAtactgtaataatatatggaaTACTATAGTTAAACAGTCTCAACTAGACATTCCTTCTCAAAAGGAAATGTTAGCTACATTTAGGTGTcaggaaattaaaaataatgttattaataatataaacaaaaccTTAAAACAAAAGTTGGAAACCTCACATAATATGCCTATAGATAATTTCAAACAGTGGGCTGAAAAAgatattatacaaaaaagttTAAGCGAATACTTGACTGAAGCTTCTAGGTATAAAgaaagtatatgtataaaaacaTCCGAAGAATTGTtagattatttatttatacaattaCAGAAAATTGtagataataatttaaattttactcAAAGGGAATTGTCAACTAAATTTTCCAACGATTTGAATCATCTATATAATGCTTGTTCAGTGGATAAGGCCATTTTTTCACTCAGTAAGGAATCGAATTTGAATATAGGAAAGGATAAAATCCATAATTTACAAACGATGGAGGGGGGTGAAAAAGGTAGTCAAGATAAGTGCATTATTTTGTGGTCCAACTTTTTGCACAACGCAGATAAAATGgagtataatattttatgccAATTTTTTGAAGAGTACGAAAAGTGCAATATCGAGGTTGATGGCGGTACTAGCGGTGGTGATAATACTATTGATAATGTTAACATTAATATTAGTAGTAACTATGGTgataacaatagtaataacgatagtagtaataatatcaGAAGTGGTAGTAGCAAAGTGTatgaatttaattataagCCATCTCTAAGCATATTATCAACTGCCATATGTAAGGATGTACATAGAATTAGAAACGTCCAATGTTCTGTTTTATTAGATAGAACAAGGGCTACAATTAAAGGTAGGTTAAAGAATATGGATACCTTATTGCAGACAACTAAAAATGCTGAAGATTATTGGGAACATACTTTGAAAActgttaaaaatttacagGAAAGTATTAATACAAATTTAACCAAGTGCTTTATAAATCTTAGGGTTAGTAACAACAATGCCcttttaaaaagttatttcTATCAGGGGGATATGGACGATGAGGGAATCGGGGTGGTATATGGCGAAGTGGATGAAGGAGACAAGTTTAATTACGCTCAaaataaacagaaaaaaaattatacagaTGATAGTAACAGTAATCGTAGCAACAATAATCATAACAACAGTAATAGGAGTAACGCCTGTTATGGGGACAAGAATCAATTTAACGCTAAAAAAATAggcataattaaaaataaggaaaaatacaTTAGCTCAATTAATGACGAAATTAACAAACAAatggaaaacaaaaattttgtttctGAATTGAACAAGTATTATTTAGATGAAATTAtggatatattaaaaagcaAATTAGAAGAAATATCAGAAAATTTATCAacaattattatacaaaGATTTGAATCAGTTTTTAATTATGATGATGCTGAACAACCAAGACAGTGGAGAGATATTTCTGCTGCtgaattaaagaaaatttttagaGAGTCCaaaaattttgcttttttaattattgatATTCTTCAAAAGAATACTAAAGTAGAATTAATTGATGATTATTTaccaaataattttataaaagatgaaattattcaaaagggtgaaaataaagcaaaaagaaaaatacaagaAATATGTAGAGATGCACAATATATACAAGAAACAGGAGCTAAAATGAGCTTAAAGAATGTCCCCCTTCTTTTTTGGGCTATTCTGTTAGTACTAGGATGGAATGaactgttattatttattcgtgtattttttaaattaaatatcaTTCTCCCTTTCCTTCTCACATTTATAGTAGTTTTTTGTTCTCTTGTTTATAATGGTAATGTCAGCGCCCTTTCCACTGTTAACAaagtctttttttattttgcaaaaaattcgtacaatttttataagcATATACAAACGATTGGCGACAAAGCTACCAAGGCGGACATGTCTGACTGA
- a CDS encoding hypothetical protein (conserved Plasmodium protein): MDFQRIATYCFIFSYLIFCHITWNGCYNIYSSSEDEVYNLLYYRKKEHKPVKLEIRNKIKLDDVKKVYVKKTPCPVLPRPIRSIFHLNWFRKSSDLVPISIQLYSMFDEKNNFLGFVLLSSAIFTIIEWIYIAYLAFVLLWDGIIKPIFKILYLVISLYLIMKFTVVFLPYTKSYISEENYKYVSSFIFYFYNLITKISKELGQLMNRVIQENATLNKEL, encoded by the exons ATGGACTTTCAAAGGATAGCAACATATTGTTTCATCTTTTCCTATTTAATTTTCTGTCATATAACATGGAATGGATGTTATAACATTTATTCTAGTTCTGAAGATGAAGTGtataatttgttatattatagaAAGAAAGAACATAAACCTGTTAAATtagaaataagaaataaaataaaattagacgacgtaaaaaaagtttatgtGAAGAAAACCCCATGCCCTGTCTTACCAAGACCAATTA GATCAATATTCCATCTAAACTGGTTCAGAAAGTCATCTGACCTAGTGCCTATAAGTATACAGTTATATTCTATgtttgatgaaaaaaataatttcttagGATTTGTTCTTTTATCCTCTGCaatttttactataataGAGTGGATATATATAGC cTATTTAgcatttgtattattatggGATGGAATTATTAAAccaatatttaaaattctaTATTTAGTTATTTCATTATACTTAATAATGAAGTTTACAGTAGTATTTCTGCCGTATACGAAGTCCTATATATCTGaagaaaattacaaatatgtatcgtcctttatcttttatttttataatttaattaccAAG ATATCGAAGGAATTGGGACAATTAATGAACAGAGTTATTCAAGAAAATGCAACTTTAAATAAGGAActataa
- a CDS encoding zinc finger protein — MGRKRLDKNAKNVKKRKRKKGSDSEDDDDIEITNINVNLNRNASSLGKFKQREKLDINLILAQDEADASKIKSYCWTKVSGGSSSLTRRKFCIVCGFEGKYKCLKCYEHKPISYIRYYCSLNCKKIHDESSCCKYKMLDMW; from the exons atgggGAGAAAGAGACTTgataaaaatgcaaaaaatgtaaaaaagaggaaaagaaaaaagggatCAGATAGCgaagatgatgatgataTTGAAATAACTAACATCaatgttaatttaaataGAAACGCGTCTTCTTTGGGTAAATTTAAACAAAGAGAGAAGCTTGATATAAACTTGATTCTAGCTCAAGATGAGGCCGACGCTTCTAA AATAAAAAGTTACTGTTGGACGAAGGTTAGCGGTGGAAGTAGCTCCTTAACTCGAAGGAAATTTTGTATTGTTTGTGGTTTtgaaggaaaatataaatgcttAAAATGCTATGAGCATAAACCAATTTCATACATTAGATATTACTGTTCGTTAAATTGCAAGAAAATTCATGATGAGTCTTCAtgttgtaaatataaaatgttagATATGTGGTGA
- a CDS encoding ribosomal RNA small subunit methyltransferase A1 codes for MRQHRVYHNEINKSSKIGKHINNGINKQSNNNIINRRNISTSKIKSGNKMNMILYKKHGQHLLKNPGILDKIIFAANIKSSDVVLEIGCGTGNLTIKLLPIAKKVITIDIDSRMINEVKKRCLYEGYNNLEIYEGDAIKTVFPKFDICTANIPYKISSPLIFKLIAHRPLFKCAVLMFQKEFAERMLANVGDSKYSRLTVNVKLFCKVIKIFNVDRSSFNPPPKVDSIILKLIPKENNFLVNFDEWDNLLRICFSRKRKTLHAIFKRNAILNMLEHNYKNSCTFNKIVPINYPFKKYCLDILKDINMCEKRSVNLEENDFLKLLLEFNKKGIHFFNISSIKTSEMSNVFFNDEEGEMSEEEVNDDHIDQG; via the coding sequence ATGAGGCAGCATAGAGTGTATCATAACGAAATTAACAAATCCTCAAAAATAGGGaagcatataaataatgggATTAATAAACagagtaataataatattattaacaggAGAAATATCAGCAcctcaaaaataaaaagcggtaataaaatgaatatgatattatataaaaaacatgGTCAACATCTTTTAAAAAACCCAGGTATTTtagataaaattatatttgcagcaaatataaaaagctCAGATGTAGTACTAGAAATTGGTTGTGGTACGGGTAACTTAACAATTAAATTGTTACCAATAGctaaaaaagtaattacTATAGATATTGATTCCAGAATGATAAATgaagttaaaaaaagatGCCTTTATGAAGGCTATAACAATTTAGAGATATATGAAGGGGATGCTATTAAAACAGTTTTCCCTAAATTTGATATATGTACTGCTAATATTCCATATAAGATATCAAGTccacttatttttaaattaatagcACATAGACCGTTATTTAAATGCGCTGTATTGATGTTTCAAAAGGAATTTGCTGAAAGAATGCTTGCTAACGTAGGCGATAGCAAATATAGTAGACTAACAGTTAATGTAAAACTTTTTTGTAAagtcattaaaatatttaatgtaGATAGAAGTAGCTTTAACCCACCACCAAAAGTGGatagtattattttgaaaCTTATTCcaaaggaaaataatttcCTTGTAAATTTTGATGAGTGGGataatttattaagaatTTGTTTTagtagaaaaagaaaaacactgcatgctatttttaaaagaaatgcaatattaaatatgttagaacataattataaaaatagctgtacttttaataaaattgttcCAATTAATTacccttttaaaaaatactgccttgatattttaaaagatataaatatgtgtgaAAAGAGAAGTGTCAATTTAGAAGAAAATGATTTTCTAAAATTGTTACtagaatttaataaaaaagggatACACTTTTTCAACATTTCCAGTATTAAGACTAGTGAAATGAGCAATGTTTTTTTCAATGATGAAGAGGGAGAAATGAGCGAAGAAGAAGTAAATGACGACCATATTGACCAAGGGTGA